The following proteins are co-located in the Microbispora sp. ZYX-F-249 genome:
- a CDS encoding sulfotransferase family protein, whose protein sequence is MLEVIGAGLPRTGTTSTKAALERLGFGPCYHTFEVMLHPELAERWLPVCAGGPADWDEVFAGFRSCVDWPASFFWRELARSYPDAKVVLTVRDPHSWYASFRLLGSLSPRGPVREDEVPEALRPVVAAMTSLRPLFERISRSVFGEEWRPGHTPDEERAVAAYHRHIAEVRATLPAERLLVFDVREGWGPLCAFLGVTAPPGDPFPHLNDAASIRGMFELMHTEGRVRVPFQGGGG, encoded by the coding sequence ATGCTGGAGGTCATCGGCGCGGGACTCCCGCGCACCGGGACGACGTCGACGAAGGCGGCCCTGGAACGGCTCGGCTTCGGGCCCTGCTACCACACCTTCGAGGTCATGCTCCATCCCGAGCTGGCCGAGCGGTGGCTGCCCGTCTGCGCCGGCGGGCCGGCCGACTGGGACGAGGTCTTCGCGGGCTTCCGGTCGTGCGTGGACTGGCCCGCCAGCTTCTTCTGGCGGGAGCTGGCGCGGTCCTACCCGGACGCCAAGGTCGTCCTCACGGTCCGCGACCCGCACAGCTGGTACGCCAGCTTCCGCCTGCTGGGCTCGCTCAGCCCGCGGGGGCCGGTGCGGGAGGACGAGGTCCCCGAGGCCCTGCGTCCCGTCGTCGCCGCGATGACGAGCCTGCGGCCGCTCTTCGAGCGCATCAGCAGGTCGGTCTTCGGTGAGGAGTGGCGGCCCGGTCACACGCCGGACGAGGAGCGGGCGGTCGCGGCCTATCACCGGCACATCGCCGAGGTGCGGGCCACCCTGCCCGCCGAACGGCTCCTGGTCTTCGACGTACGCGAGGGATGGGGACCGCTGTGCGCCTTCCTCGGGGTCACCGCTCCCCCGGGCGACCCGTTCCCGCACCTCAACGACGCCGCGTCGATCCGCGGGATGTTCGAGCTCATGCACACCGAGGGCCGCGTGCGCGTCCCCTTCCAGGGCGGCGGAGGATGA